A region of the Deinococcus hopiensis KR-140 genome:
TTTTCCCAAGAAAACCGACACCGGAGTTCAAAGTTCTCCCACTGGCCCTTTTCTTTTCCTTTCCGACACCGTGACGAAGGAGGTCATGCCCATGGGTTTTGTCAACCGCAAAAAGAAGCACAAGGCCGTCTCGCCCCACCTGAACTTCATGGGCGGGCCATCCTACAACATCGCTGATCCCCTCCAGACCCTTCGCGTCACCGCTGCCAGCTGCTTTTTCGGCGAGCCAATGTACTACGCGCGGGACGTGAAGGACGACCGCCCTCAGCGCGTTCACAGGGGTCACCTGAGTGACATGGCCCTGGCCCACCTCCACGCCACCCTGGGGGCTCTGGACCCGCAGGAAAGCCGCAACCTCACGCCTGCCCAGCGGCTGGAGCGGGCCACCGACAACGCCCTGGATGCTGATCCGGAAGGCACCCTGCGCCTGGCCGCCAAGCTGCGCAGCGAGTGGAACATCCGCGTCACGCCGCAGGTCATCTTGGTGCGCGCGGCCAACCACCCCGCTGTCCGAGGCACCGGCCTGGTCCGGGAATATGCACCGGGCATCATCCGCCGCCCGGACGAGTGCGCCACTGGGCTGGCCTACCAGCTCTCCGCCTACGGCAAGCCGGTTCCCAACAGCCTGAAAAAGGCCTGGAAGGTCGCCTTGGAGCGGGTGTCACCCACCGCCCTGGCGAAGTACCGCCTGGAGGGCAAGGGCGTGAAGACGCTCGATGTGGTGAACCTTGTGCACGCTTACAGCCCGGCCATCGACGCCCTGATGCGCGGTGAGCTGAAGCTCGAAGGGGAGACCTGGGAGAGCCTGATCAGCGCGAAGGGCAGTGGCCAGGCCCAGTGGGAGGAGGCCGTGAACGTAATGGGCCATATGGCCCTGCTGCGCAACCTCCGCAACCTCGTGAAACATGGTGTTGCGCCAGCGTTGTTCACCCAGAAGCTGGTCGAGGGCGCTGCCACCGGCAAGCAACTGCCCTTCCGCTACTACAGCGCCTATCGAGCGGTGAAGGAAACCAGCGCGCCGAAAGCAGTGCTGCAGGCGGTGGAAGAGGCGCTGGAAGTCAGCCTGGGCGAACTGCCGCACTTCTCCGGACGCGTGATGAGTCTGTGCGACAACAGCGGGAGCGCGCAGGGCACGGCGACGTCCAGTATGGGTCAGATCCAGGTGAGCACCATCGCCAACCTGAGCGCAGTCCTGACTGCCCGCCGGGCCGACGAAGGGCATGTCGGTGTGTTCGGCGACCGCCTGGAGACCTTCCGCGTGGAGGGCCGGGTCATGCCGAACCTGGAGCGGGCCGAGCGCCTGGCGAAGAACATCGGCATGGGCACGAAAACGGCATCTGGCTGTTCTGGGACCGAGCGATCCGGGAGCGGCAGCATTGGGACCACGTGTTCGTGTACAGCGACATGCAGGCGGGGCACGGCGGGCTGTACGGCACCGACCCCGGCGCCTACCGGGATTACCTGTGGCCGAGTGGTGGACGGTACATCGACGTGCCGAAGCTCATCCAGACCTACCGCCAGCAGGTGAATCCACAGGTGCTCGTGTACCTGGTGCAGGTGGCGGGCTACGGCGACACCATCGTGCCGGAGACGTACCGGGGCACATTTATCCTGGGCGGGTGGGGCGACGGCCTGCTGAGGTACGCCCACGCCATGAGCCAGAACTTCAAGGCCTGAGAAACGCCCCCAGGGGGCGTTTTTTACACGTCGTCCAGTTGCCGCTTCGGTGGGCGGTAGGAGAAGCGCAGCGTGTTGCCGGAAGCGAGGACCCTCTGGAGAAATCCAGCGGGCAGTGCCCGTTCCATTCCCGTTCCGCTCAAAATTGATGGCGTGGTTGTAAGGGAAGGAGCAGGCGAAGGGGCTACTCTTCGCCTGCTCCCTTCTGGTGCTGTTGGGCGAACGGTGGTGCCCGTAAGGCGTGGCGGAGATTGGCCACACCGGTGACGCATCATCAGCACAAGCCATGCCGCTTGGGATCGTTACGGTAGAACTTGCGATAGACCCGGAACTTCTTCACCGACCCGGTGCGTTTTCCACGGCGAGCCTCATCTTGGAAATCTGCCTATTGAACACCCAATCTTCTGCGGACAAGCACCTTCCCTTGGGGCGACTTGACGCGCAACACCCTCTACTTCCTCCTTTCCTCCACGAGCCTTCAGTCGACGCGTTTGCCGTACCGGCGATTTACGATGATGTGCGCGGCATTCCGGGCAAAGGGCTCAGGCGTTCCACTCTGCATGAATGACTCAGTGATGTGCTGAATTTCTGCTGCCGTACTGCTGGAGGCCTTCTCCTGGTGGGCATAGTTCAACCGGGGCCGCTCAGCATCCACCCGGTAGCAGTCCGGCGCAAGGCGTTCAATCTGTCCGAAGCCAGTCAACCTCAGAGTGGAGGTGTCTTCCAGGTCGAGGAGGAACCCATCGGCGGTCACCTTCGCGCTGCCCAGAGACATGCCGCGCTGGATCAAGGTCTG
Encoded here:
- a CDS encoding TROVE domain-containing protein, with protein sequence MPMGFVNRKKKHKAVSPHLNFMGGPSYNIADPLQTLRVTAASCFFGEPMYYARDVKDDRPQRVHRGHLSDMALAHLHATLGALDPQESRNLTPAQRLERATDNALDADPEGTLRLAAKLRSEWNIRVTPQVILVRAANHPAVRGTGLVREYAPGIIRRPDECATGLAYQLSAYGKPVPNSLKKAWKVALERVSPTALAKYRLEGKGVKTLDVVNLVHAYSPAIDALMRGELKLEGETWESLISAKGSGQAQWEEAVNVMGHMALLRNLRNLVKHGVAPALFTQKLVEGAATGKQLPFRYYSAYRAVKETSAPKAVLQAVEEALEVSLGELPHFSGRVMSLCDNSGSAQGTATSSMGQIQVSTIANLSAVLTARRADEGHVGVFGDRLETFRVEGRVMPNLERAERLAKNIGMGTKTASGCSGTERSGSGSIGTTCSCTATCRRGTAGCTAPTPAPTGITCGRVVDGTSTCRSSSRPTASR